A stretch of DNA from Methylosinus sp. LW4:
ATTTTTCGACGCCGCGCGCGCGCGAGGCCGATTGTCGCGCGGAGCTTCGGCTCAATCGTCGTCTCGCGCCGAATGTCTATCTCGATGTGGTTCCGGTCACGCTCGCCGATGGACGATTGTCGATCGGCGGCGCGGGCGAGATCGTCGATTGGCTGGTCGAGATGAAGCGCTTGCCGGCCGAGCTGATGCTCGATCGTCTGCTCGTGAACGGCGCCGTCGACGCGCATCGGATCGAGGCGCTCGCGACGCGCCTCGCGATCTTCTATGCCAGCGCGGAACGTTCGACGATTTCCGCGCCGGATTATGTCGCGCGCTTCTCGCGCGAGCAGGCGGAAAATCGACGCATCGTCACGCTGCGCGATTTCGCGCTCGATCATTGCGACGCGATCTCTCTGCTCGATCGCGTCGATCGCCTGCTGGCGGAGCAGGCGCCGGCGCTGGAGGCGCGCGTGCGCGAAGGGCGCATCGTCGACGGACACGGCGATCTGCGGCCCGAGCACATCTGCTTCTGCGAGCCGCTGGCGATTTTCGATTGTCTCGAGTTCAATGATGAATTGCGGCAGGTCGATCCTTTCGACGAGCTCGCCTTTCTCGATCTCGAATGCGCTCTGCTCGGCGCGCCGCAAATCGGCGCGGCCATCGTCGAGGCCACGGCGCGCCATTTGCCTGGGCCGCCGTCGCCCACGCTGTTCGCGCTCTATGGCGTGTGCCGCGCGCTGCTGCGCGTTCGTCTCTCGCTCGCTCATCTGCTCGATCCCGCGCCGCGTCACCAGGACAAATGGGAGCCGCTCGCGCGCCGCTATCTCGCGCTCGCGCGTGAGCGCCTCACGCGCATCGTGTGAGATGCGGCCGTGCGTGCGGAGCCCTGCGCGTGAGAGAGGCCTCCACCTCGCGCTCATATTCGGCGAGGCGCATGCTGATCGTCACCGGAAAGGGAGCGGCGCAAGGCGAAAGGCCGCGGGCGTCGGACGGCAGCGCCGCCATCGCCGCGCGCGCATGCTCGCGAATGTCGGCGAGGCTCGGACGCGGCTTCACCAGCTCGCCGTCGCGCATCGCCGGCTCGAGCAATGGAACGCCGGAGTAGCGCTCGTCCTCGCGCGCGATGACGTCGCGCAGCGCGACGCCATCGTGGAATTGGCGGAAGATCTGCTTGCGGCCCGGCAGATTGCGCTTGCCGGGCGAGAGCTTCATGCGCCCCTCGCCCGCGAATTCCACGAGCTTATAAGCGATGTCGAGCGCCGGCGCGTCGGTGGAGGCCGCCATTTCCGTGCCGACGCCGAATGCGTCGATCGGCGCATGCGCGGCGGCGAGCCTGTCGATGAGCGCTTCGTCGAGTCCGCCGCTCGCGACGATCTCGACGCGCGAGAGCCCGGCTTCATCCAATATGCGCCGCGCCTGCCGTGACAGCGCATCGAGGTCGCCGGAGTCGAGCCTTATCGCATGCACGTCGAAATCGGCGCCCATTTCTTTGGCCAATGCGACGATCTTGCGCACGCCTTCCAGCGTGTCATAGGTGTCGACGAGCAGCGTCGCGCCGGGAAACATGCGCGCATAGGCCTCGAAGGCGGCGGCCTCGGAAGGGCAGGCCTCGACGAAGCTGTGCGCCATGGTTCCGGCGACGGCGATGTCATGCGCTCTGCCGGCGGCGAGATCGGAAGTGGCGGCGACGCCGGCGATATGAAAAGCGCGCGCGCCTTTCACCGCTGCGTCGAAACCCTGCGCGCGGCGCGCGCCGAAATCGACCACGGCGCGTCCCCGCGCGGCGAAGACCATGCGCGCCGCCTTGGAGGCGAGGATCGTCTGCAGGCCGATTTGATTGAGGATCAGCGTCTCGACGATCTGCGCCTCGCCGATCGGGGCCGTCACTTCGAGAATTGGCTCATTGGCGAAGAAGGGCGTGCCCTCCGGCAGCGCGCGAATGTCGCCGGTGAAGCGAAATCGCGCGAGCCAGTCGAGAAATTCGCGCCCGAAGCCGAGCGACGAGAGATAGCGCAAGTCGCCTTCTTCGAAGCGCAGCTCCTGCAGCTCTTTCAGTACATCGGCGAGGCCGCAGGCGAGCAGGAAATTGCGCGCAGGCGGAAGTCGCCGCACGAAGAGGCCGAATGTGGCGCGGCGCTCCGCCATGCCGAGCTCGAAATAGGCGCGGAGCATGGCGATCTCATAGAGATCGACGAAGAGAGCATTTGCGGTCATGGCGCGCCTTTCGGACCAGTGTCGAGCAATTCGTCTATGGAGCCGCCGCCATGGAGGCGCGCGATCGCCTCGGCGAGCAGCGGCGCGACGCCGAGCGTCACCAGGCGCCCGCGCAAGCGTAGCGCCACGGCCTCGCTCGGCGCGACCGTGTCGGTGACGACGATCTCCTCGATCGGCGCCTCGCGCAGCGCGCTCTCCGCGTCGTGGGCGAAGAGTCCGTGTGTCGCGGCGAGGAAGATGCGCGTCGCGCCATTGGCGCGGCAGGCGCGCGCGGCGCGCGCCATCGTGCCGCCGCTGCTGATGAGATCATCGAGAATGACCACTGCGCGGCCGGCCACGTCGCCGGCGAAAATCTCGCCGGCGATCTCGCCCATGCTGCGATGCTTGTCCATGAAGCCCTTCGCCACAGGATGCGCGAGCATGGTCTCGAGGCGCTGGCGGAACAGCTCGGCGCGCTTCTCGCCGCCGAGATCGGGCGAGACGATCGCCGCCGGCTCGGCGCCGAGCCTTTGCGCGAAATAGCGCGCGAGCAGCGCCTGCGCGTCGAGCGCGACGGCCTCTATGCGAAAGGCGTTTTCGAAAGCCACGACATTATGCGCGTCGATCGTGACGATGCGATCGGCGCCGATCGCCTCGAGCAATAGCGCGACATAGCGCGTGGCTACAGGGTCGAGCGGCTTGGTGCGGCGGTCCTTGCGCGCATAGCAGAGGTAGGGCGCGACGGCGGTGACGCGCGCGGCGCCGGCGTCGCGCAGCGCGCCGATGAAGAAGAGAAGGCGCAAGAGCTTGTCGGCGCCGCTGTCGCCCGTCTCGCCCTCGAGGCTCGAGAGAACATAGACGTCCTTGTCGCGCACGCCGACGAGCGGCCGCGTCTTGCGCTCCTCATCCTCGAAGCGCCGCTCCTCATGCGGCGAGAGCGTGATTGCGAGCTCGCGCGCGACGCGCTCGCCGAGCGCGCGGCTGGAGCCGAGCGCGAACAGCACGATCGCTTCGTCTGTCGCCGGAGGCGGCGGCTCACGCGCCGGCGCCGGCGCTTCATAGCGCTGAATGTTCAGCGCGCCGAGCACGGCGCCGAGCGCGCCATCGGCGAGCGCGAGCGGCGCTGCGAGCAGCTCGACGCCGGCGCGGTCGCGGCCTTTCTCGACAAGCGTGAACTCCACGAGCGCGGGCTCGCCGATGCGCAAGGCTTCATCGAAGAGACGACGCAGGCGCACGGCGCCGCGACGGTTGGGCGCCTCGCTCAAGCGCGCGCCTTCCGCGACGGCGCCGAGCAGCGGCGCCACCGCCTTGGCGCCGATCACGATCTCATAATCGCGGGCTTCCGGCACGGCGCGAAAGGCGAAGCCGCCATTGCGCAGATCGGCGACGACATCGGCGAAGGTCGGCGCGACGCCGCGGCGCGAGGCGCGCCAATGTTCGAGCGCGTGGCGCGTCTCGACGCCGATCGGCCGCGGCGCGAGATCGATGCGCTCGAAGAGACGCTTGAGATGAGGTTGCGTCTCGGCCAGCGTGGTCATTCGAACCTCTCGAGGGCCGGTCATTCGCCGCCAGCGTGACCGGCTGCGGGGACAAATGTGTCGCGACCGCGCGTCGTCGAGGCGCCGTCGCGCCGCCCGCTCGATTCGAGATTAAGAACTTCGAAATCCGAGCGGCGTGTGCGGCGCCGGCGCGGTACGACCTCCGCTGTCGCGCCCTATCTATCTATCGCGCCGCTCGCGCGAGCGGCGGCGAAATTCGCGTCACTAGAACGGAGGCTCGGCCATGCAGACGACGCCGGAAATCGACTTTCAGGGCATGGAGGCCTCGCCGCAGGCGCAGGCGCGCATCGCGCATCAGATCGACGAGCTGGAGACGCGCTTCGGCCGCGTCACCGCTTGCCGCATCGTGGTGAAAGCGCCGAGCGCGCGTCATCACACGGGCGGGCAATACGAGATCAACATTCGTCTCGCTCTGCCGGACGGGCGCGAGGCGATCGTCGAGCGCACGCCGCCACAGGACGAGCGCTATCAGGATTTCGATTTCGCGATCAATGACGCATTCAAGCGCGCGCGCCGTCGGTTGCAGGATCAGGTGCGGCGCCTCGAGGGCCATGTGAAGCAGCACGCCGAGCCCGCGCTCGGCGTCGTGCGCCGGCTGATGCGCGAGGATGGCTATGGATTCTTAGAAAGCGCGGATGGACGTGAACTCTATTTTCACCGCAATAACGTCGAAGGCGCGGGCTTCGATGCGCTCGAGCGTGGCGATCGCGTGCGCTATGTGCCTGAAGACGCGGAGGATGGCCCGCAAGCGAGCGCGGTGCGGCCGCTCGGCGAGCGCGCGCCGTCGTGAGCGCGCCCTCGCATCGCGGCGGCGGCCGATTATATCGAAGGCGTCGCGCATCCGCGCCGGAGCAGGCGAGCCATGCCGTTTCGAGATCGTGACGACGCAGGTCGCCGCCTCGCCGATGCGCTCGCCGCGCATGTCGGCGAAGCTTGCGTCGTCTATGCATTGCCGCGCGGCGGCGTTCCCGTCGCCGCGCATATCGCCGAAAGGCTGAAGGCGCCGCTCGATCTCGTGCTGGTGCGCAAGATCGGCGTTCCCTATCAGCCGGAGCTGGCCATGGGCGCGATCGCCAATGGCGGCGCGCCGATCATCGTGCGCAATGAGGATGTGATCGACGCCGCGGAAGTGACGGAAGCCGTCTTCGATTCCGTCTGCGCGCGTGAGCGCGCCGAGCTGGAGAGACGGCGCGGCGCTTATCTGCGCGGCCGGGCGCGGCCGGATGTCGCCGGCAAGCTCGCTGTCGTCGTCGACGACGGCGTCGCGACCGGCGCGACGACGCGCGCGGCGCTGCGCGCGGTTCGCGCGCTGCAGCCGCGCAGGCTCATTCTCGCCATTCCCGTCGCGCCCACCGATGCGCTCGCAGCGCTGCGCCACGAGGCCGATGCGATCGTCTGCCTCGAGGATTATCGGAGCTTCGGCGCGATCGGCTTCTTCTACGAGAATTTTCGGCAGATCGAGGATGAGGAGGTGATCGAGATTCTCGATCGCTTCTCGCCGCTCGCATGATCGGAGAGCCTGATGCGCGTCGGCGCGCCAAAGGAAATCAAGGACAATGAGTTTCGCGTCGCGCTGACCCCGGCGGGCGTCTACGAGCTCGTGCAGCGTGGGCATTTCGTCATGGTGGAGAGCGGCGCCGGCGTCGGCGCCGGCATTTCGGACGGCGATTTTCAGACCGCGGGCGCCGCGCTGACAGAAGGGCCGGAGGCGATTTTCGCCACCGCCGATCTCATCGTGAAGGTGAAGGAGCCGCTGGCGCAGGAGCGCGCGCGATTGCGGCCGGGGCAGCTGCTGTTCGCCTATCTGCATCTCGCCGCCGATCGCGCGCAGGCGCTCGATCTCATGCGCTCCGGCGCGATCTGCATCGCTTACGAGACGGTGACCTCGCCCTTCGGCGGCCTGCCGTTGCTGACGCCCATGTCGGAGATCGCCGGGCGGCTGGCGCCGCAGGCGGGCGCGCGCTGTCTCGAGAAGATTATGGGCGGGCGCGGCGTGCTGCTCTCCGGCGCGCCGGGCGCGCCGCCGGCGGAGACGCTGATTCTCGGCGCCGGGACGGTCGGAACGCAGGCGACGATGATCGCGCTGGGCATGGGCGCGAGCGTCATCGTCGCCGACCGCGGGGCCGAGCCGCTGCGGCGTCTCTCGGCGCGTTTCGGCAATGCGCCGCGCACCATATTCTCGACGCCGACGGCGATAGCGGAGCTGGTGCGGCGCGCCGATCTCGTCATAGGCGCGGCGCTGGTTCCGGGCGCGGCGGCGCCCAAGCTCGTCAGCCGCGGCATGGTCGCGGGCATGAAGGCGGGCGCCGTCATCGTCGATGTGGCGATCGATCAAGGCGGCTGCTGCGAGACCTCGCGGCCGACGACGCATTCCGATCCCACCTATGTCGTCGATGGCGTCGTGCATTATTGCGTCACCAACATGCCGGGCGCCGTGCCGCGCACCTCCACATTCGCGCTCGCCAGCGCGACTCTGCCTTTCGTGCTCGCGCTCGCCGACAAAGGGATCGGCGCCTTGCGTGACGATCCGCATCTTTCCGCCGGCCTCACAGTGGCGCGCGGGGAGATCGTCAACGCCGCCGTGGCCGCGGCGCTCGGCCTCGCTGTCGCGCCGGCGGAGAAATTCACGACAGGAGCGTAATATGCGGCTGCTATCCTCGGCCTTCGCCCATGGGGAGGAGATACCGCGCAAATACACATGCGATGGCGCCAATGTCTCGCCGCCGCTGAGCTGGAGCGGCGCGCCTGCGCAGACCAAGAGCTTCGTGCTGCTCTGCGACGATCCAGACGCGCCGGCCGGCGTCTGGCGCCATTGGGCGGTCTATGATCTCTCGCGCGACGCCACAGGACTGCCGGAAGGCGCCGGGCGTCCAGGGCCGCAGCGCGGCTTCTCGCAGGGGATCAATGATTTCGAGGGTTCCGGCTATGGCGGGCCCTGTCCGCCGCCGCGCCATGGCGCGCATCACTATCGTTTCCGGCTGCTCGCCTTGTCCACGGCCTCGCTGGCCGTCGCGCGCAAGGAGCCGAGCTGTCTCGAGGTGGAGCGCGCCGCCAATGAGGTCCTGCTCGAGGAGACGGCGCTGGTCGGCGTGTATCGGCGCTGAGCGCGCTCAGTCGGCGCGGCGCTCGGCGGCGGGAGCGGGCTCCTTTTTCTCCTTCTTCTCGCTCTTGGCGTCGTTGGGCTTGGCCTCATTGGGCTTGGCCTCGTTGGATTTGGCCTCGCTGGGCGTGAAGATGCTGCGCACGCGCTGGCCGGGCTTCTCCACGACAGTCGCTTGGCCGGTCGATGTGTCATAGATGAGCTTGTCGCCCTTCACGACGCTGTCGCCCTGGGTCAGCGTCACATTGCCGAAGAGATAGACCTTGTTCTCGCTGCGGTCGTAGCTGCCGCGATCGCCCGTGCCGATCTGATCCTTGGAGACCAGAGTCACAGGCCCTTCGGCGTCTATGTGGCGAACGCGGTCGCTGCCGCCATTGCTCTCCTGGCCCTGCTGCGGCTTGTCGAGCAGCAGGATCAGCCGCGAGGCCTTCAGCGTGGAAGGGCCGTTCACGACGACGACGCTGCCCGAATAGACGAGCTTCTGCTCTTTGTCGAAATAGTCGAGCTTGCCGGCGTCTATGTCGACAGGGTCCTTGGCGCTGGCGCCGGGGAGAATGCCGCCGGAGCGGCCTTTGGCGGCGAGCGGCGCTGCGGCCAGAAGCGCGGCCGTGAGGACGGGAATCACTTTCAACGTGATTATTTTGTTGGCGATCATTTTCATTTGGCGATCATTTTCATGGAGACGATCCTTCCGCCGCGCCAGCGTCGTCGTCGCCGGGAAGCGTCGTATGCACTGCGCCGGAGAATGTCGCGCGCCGCTCGTTCTGCGAAAATTCGACCGATTGCGACGTCACCACCGATTTGTCCAGCGTCAGTCTGGTCGGATGGTCGGAGGTGACGATATTGCCGCGAAAATCGATGACCGCGGCTTCCGTGCGCAAATCATAATGCTTGCCGTCGACGACGCGCGCGCCGCCGGAGAGATCGGCGCGGTCGACCCTGGCGTCGTAGAGGCCATGTTCCGCCGTCAGCACGACATTGGTCTCATTGTCGCTCTGAATATGCACCTCGAGCTGCTCCAGCTCGTACATATCGGGCTTGGCGATATCCTGAATGCCCGTGCGGGCGCGCAGCTCATAGGGGCGGCCGTCCTTGCGATAGCCGACGAGCTTGGGGCTCTCTATGGTGATGCGCGTGCCCTGCATGGCGATGCGCGAGAAGCGCAGATCGGCCGGCAGAAAGCGCAGAGAATGAAGCGCCACGCCCACGGCCACGGCGGCGACGATCGCGCCGCTGCCCCACAGCAGCCAGCGCCGCAGCCGGGCGACGCGCTGGGAATGGCGCCGCGCCTGCGGAATGGCGTCGCGTCTCGGCGCGATGATGGAGGCGAGCCGATCGCGTCTGTCGGTCTGCGACGAGGCGTCGTTCATTCTAATTCTGCCCGCCAATTCTGCGCGTCATCCTCGATCCGGGTTCCGGCCACGCTCGAAAACGCTCCGCCGCCGCCGCGAGATAACGCCGGCCGCATGGCGAATTCGAGGCGTCACTCATGCGAGAAAATATCGGTCTCCGGCCAGCCCGCGAGATCGAGCCGCGCGCGCGTCGGCAGAAACTCGAAGCAGCGGGCCGCGAAATCGGCGCGGCTCTCGCGCGCCAGCATGGCGTCGAGCTTCTCGCGCAGCGCGTGGAGATAGAGCACGTCCGAGGCCGCATAGGCGAGCTGCGCGTCCGAGAGCGTCGCCGCGCCCCAGTCGGAGGATTGCTGCTGCTTGGAGATTTCCACGCCGAGCAATTCGCGCACGAGAT
This window harbors:
- a CDS encoding HPF/RaiA family ribosome-associated protein, which translates into the protein MQTTPEIDFQGMEASPQAQARIAHQIDELETRFGRVTACRIVVKAPSARHHTGGQYEINIRLALPDGREAIVERTPPQDERYQDFDFAINDAFKRARRRLQDQVRRLEGHVKQHAEPALGVVRRLMREDGYGFLESADGRELYFHRNNVEGAGFDALERGDRVRYVPEDAEDGPQASAVRPLGERAPS
- a CDS encoding ribose-phosphate diphosphokinase, whose amino-acid sequence is MTTLAETQPHLKRLFERIDLAPRPIGVETRHALEHWRASRRGVAPTFADVVADLRNGGFAFRAVPEARDYEIVIGAKAVAPLLGAVAEGARLSEAPNRRGAVRLRRLFDEALRIGEPALVEFTLVEKGRDRAGVELLAAPLALADGALGAVLGALNIQRYEAPAPAREPPPPATDEAIVLFALGSSRALGERVARELAITLSPHEERRFEDEERKTRPLVGVRDKDVYVLSSLEGETGDSGADKLLRLLFFIGALRDAGAARVTAVAPYLCYARKDRRTKPLDPVATRYVALLLEAIGADRIVTIDAHNVVAFENAFRIEAVALDAQALLARYFAQRLGAEPAAIVSPDLGGEKRAELFRQRLETMLAHPVAKGFMDKHRSMGEIAGEIFAGDVAGRAVVILDDLISSGGTMARAARACRANGATRIFLAATHGLFAHDAESALREAPIEEIVVTDTVAPSEAVALRLRGRLVTLGVAPLLAEAIARLHGGGSIDELLDTGPKGAP
- a CDS encoding phosphoribosyltransferase; translated protein: MPFRDRDDAGRRLADALAAHVGEACVVYALPRGGVPVAAHIAERLKAPLDLVLVRKIGVPYQPELAMGAIANGGAPIIVRNEDVIDAAEVTEAVFDSVCARERAELERRRGAYLRGRARPDVAGKLAVVVDDGVATGATTRAALRAVRALQPRRLILAIPVAPTDALAALRHEADAIVCLEDYRSFGAIGFFYENFRQIEDEEVIEILDRFSPLA
- the ald gene encoding alanine dehydrogenase: MRVGAPKEIKDNEFRVALTPAGVYELVQRGHFVMVESGAGVGAGISDGDFQTAGAALTEGPEAIFATADLIVKVKEPLAQERARLRPGQLLFAYLHLAADRAQALDLMRSGAICIAYETVTSPFGGLPLLTPMSEIAGRLAPQAGARCLEKIMGGRGVLLSGAPGAPPAETLILGAGTVGTQATMIALGMGASVIVADRGAEPLRRLSARFGNAPRTIFSTPTAIAELVRRADLVIGAALVPGAAAPKLVSRGMVAGMKAGAVIVDVAIDQGGCCETSRPTTHSDPTYVVDGVVHYCVTNMPGAVPRTSTFALASATLPFVLALADKGIGALRDDPHLSAGLTVARGEIVNAAVAAALGLAVAPAEKFTTGA
- the lptC gene encoding LPS export ABC transporter periplasmic protein LptC — encoded protein: MNDASSQTDRRDRLASIIAPRRDAIPQARRHSQRVARLRRWLLWGSGAIVAAVAVGVALHSLRFLPADLRFSRIAMQGTRITIESPKLVGYRKDGRPYELRARTGIQDIAKPDMYELEQLEVHIQSDNETNVVLTAEHGLYDARVDRADLSGGARVVDGKHYDLRTEAAVIDFRGNIVTSDHPTRLTLDKSVVTSQSVEFSQNERRATFSGAVHTTLPGDDDAGAAEGSSP
- a CDS encoding LptA/OstA family protein; translated protein: MKMIANKIITLKVIPVLTAALLAAAPLAAKGRSGGILPGASAKDPVDIDAGKLDYFDKEQKLVYSGSVVVVNGPSTLKASRLILLLDKPQQGQESNGGSDRVRHIDAEGPVTLVSKDQIGTGDRGSYDRSENKVYLFGNVTLTQGDSVVKGDKLIYDTSTGQATVVEKPGQRVRSIFTPSEAKSNEAKPNEAKPNDAKSEKKEKKEPAPAAERRAD
- a CDS encoding YbhB/YbcL family Raf kinase inhibitor-like protein is translated as MRLLSSAFAHGEEIPRKYTCDGANVSPPLSWSGAPAQTKSFVLLCDDPDAPAGVWRHWAVYDLSRDATGLPEGAGRPGPQRGFSQGINDFEGSGYGGPCPPPRHGAHHYRFRLLALSTASLAVARKEPSCLEVERAANEVLLEETALVGVYRR
- a CDS encoding nicotinate phosphoribosyltransferase, with product MTANALFVDLYEIAMLRAYFELGMAERRATFGLFVRRLPPARNFLLACGLADVLKELQELRFEEGDLRYLSSLGFGREFLDWLARFRFTGDIRALPEGTPFFANEPILEVTAPIGEAQIVETLILNQIGLQTILASKAARMVFAARGRAVVDFGARRAQGFDAAVKGARAFHIAGVAATSDLAAGRAHDIAVAGTMAHSFVEACPSEAAAFEAYARMFPGATLLVDTYDTLEGVRKIVALAKEMGADFDVHAIRLDSGDLDALSRQARRILDEAGLSRVEIVASGGLDEALIDRLAAAHAPIDAFGVGTEMAASTDAPALDIAYKLVEFAGEGRMKLSPGKRNLPGRKQIFRQFHDGVALRDVIAREDERYSGVPLLEPAMRDGELVKPRPSLADIREHARAAMAALPSDARGLSPCAAPFPVTISMRLAEYEREVEASLTRRAPHARPHLTRCA